In Deferribacter autotrophicus, a single genomic region encodes these proteins:
- a CDS encoding SDR family oxidoreductase, producing MNYKALVTSGSKGLGKAVVEKLVENGIKTFFTSSSNENIINVEKELGESTVGVKCDIFEDKDVENLLKIVENEEFDILVINSPGPKAGVVFEITPDDWKSHFDSIFLNPVKIMEKCAKIMMKKNYGRILVITSVSVKKPIDNLLISNCLRAALTSYVKSLAKKVAPFGVTVNTIAPGYTLTDRVKFLIEDRMKRENKEYKEVYDSIASMIPAKRIADVKEFADAAYFLVSKEASYITGTSLIVDGGLTEYPF from the coding sequence ATGAATTATAAAGCACTTGTGACATCAGGAAGTAAAGGGCTTGGAAAAGCTGTTGTGGAAAAGCTGGTAGAAAATGGAATAAAAACCTTTTTCACATCATCATCTAATGAAAATATTATTAATGTTGAGAAAGAGTTAGGAGAAAGCACCGTTGGTGTTAAATGTGATATTTTTGAAGATAAAGATGTGGAAAACTTGTTGAAAATTGTTGAAAATGAGGAATTTGATATCCTTGTAATAAATTCACCAGGTCCTAAAGCTGGAGTGGTTTTTGAGATTACACCCGATGATTGGAAATCCCATTTTGATTCTATATTTTTAAATCCTGTAAAAATAATGGAAAAATGTGCAAAGATTATGATGAAGAAGAATTATGGAAGAATTCTGGTTATCACAAGCGTTTCTGTGAAAAAACCGATTGATAATCTTCTTATTTCAAACTGTTTAAGGGCAGCTCTTACAAGCTATGTGAAATCTTTGGCAAAAAAAGTGGCACCTTTCGGTGTAACTGTAAACACTATTGCACCTGGTTATACACTTACTGATAGAGTAAAGTTTTTAATTGAAGATAGAATGAAAAGGGAGAATAAAGAATATAAAGAAGTTTATGACAGTATTGCCAGTATGATTCCTGCAAAAAGAATTGCAGATGTAAAAGAATTTGCTGATGCAGCCTATTTCCTCGTTTCGAAAGAAGCTTCATATATTACAGGTACATCTTTAATTGTGGATGGAGGTCTTACCGAATATCCATTTTAA
- the ilvA gene encoding threonine ammonia-lyase, translating into MYREIIKAHERIKSFIKNIPLYYSNIFSELKEGDIYLKLENLQRTGSFKIRGALNCMLKNREKCVNGVIAASAGNHAQGVAFGAKLLNIPATIVMPEITPLIKVLNTSKYGAKVVLHGKSYDDAYNKAVELSKKENLFLIHPFEDEDVIAGQGTIGYEILNELSEIDQILVPIGGGGLISGIATYVKHVSPNTKIIGIQADNAAGMYYSHMRKKVVTLSSSATIAEGIAVKRVGDMTFEICESHVDDVITVSDDEIAYAILQLIEQSKLVVEGAGAVGIAAILSNKVNVKNKTTVVIISGGNIDVNLISRIINKGMVTTGRYCQITVNVKDAPGSLSAVTGIIASLQANILDIKHHRFDANLPVNYTKVIFDLETKGFDHIEKIISELNRAGFEARANG; encoded by the coding sequence ATGTATAGAGAAATTATCAAAGCTCATGAAAGAATCAAGAGTTTTATAAAAAATATCCCTCTTTATTACTCTAACATTTTCAGTGAGTTAAAAGAGGGTGATATTTATTTAAAACTTGAAAACCTTCAAAGAACAGGTTCATTCAAAATCCGTGGCGCTTTAAACTGTATGCTCAAAAACAGAGAAAAATGCGTAAATGGCGTTATTGCAGCATCTGCTGGTAACCACGCTCAAGGTGTCGCCTTTGGTGCAAAACTTTTAAATATACCAGCCACAATTGTTATGCCTGAGATAACACCTCTGATAAAAGTATTGAATACTTCTAAATATGGAGCAAAGGTTGTTCTACACGGTAAAAGCTATGATGATGCCTATAATAAAGCGGTTGAACTATCCAAAAAAGAGAATCTTTTTCTGATACACCCTTTTGAAGACGAAGATGTCATTGCTGGACAGGGGACTATTGGATACGAAATATTAAATGAACTTTCTGAAATAGACCAGATTTTAGTCCCTATAGGTGGGGGTGGCTTAATTTCTGGCATTGCCACTTATGTAAAGCATGTTAGTCCCAATACAAAAATTATAGGAATACAAGCTGATAATGCAGCAGGTATGTATTATTCCCATATGCGTAAAAAAGTAGTAACACTTTCATCTTCTGCCACCATTGCAGAAGGAATTGCTGTAAAGCGTGTGGGAGATATGACATTTGAAATATGTGAAAGTCACGTCGATGATGTAATTACCGTATCTGACGATGAAATAGCTTATGCTATACTGCAGCTTATTGAACAATCTAAATTGGTTGTTGAAGGAGCCGGTGCAGTAGGTATCGCAGCCATTTTGAGCAATAAAGTTAATGTGAAAAACAAAACAACAGTTGTTATAATCTCCGGTGGAAATATTGATGTGAATTTAATATCACGAATTATAAACAAAGGTATGGTCACCACTGGAAGATACTGTCAGATAACCGTAAATGTGAAGGATGCTCCCGGTTCTTTATCCGCTGTCACAGGAATTATAGCTTCACTTCAGGCAAATATTCTCGATATAAAACATCACAGATTTGACGCAAATCTACCAGTAAACTATACAAAGGTTATTTTTGACCTTGAAACAAAAGGGTTTGACCATATTGAAAAGATCATATCAGAATTAAACAGAGCTGGTTTTGAGGCAAGGGCAAATGGGTAG
- the dnaA gene encoding chromosomal replication initiator protein DnaA — MGSEKIWEEVLKEAKNHLSEQIVNTWLKPIKVGELRGDFIQLIAPNKFYKNWIETKYLPLIKKIFNESLSIEAQTIQVITKLSEKQKKTVTHTVSSAVTVDVFTSNLNKQYTFDNFVVGNSNNFAHAACLAVSEGYFHTYNPLFIYGGVGLGKTHLMHAVGNKLLEKFPKLKVLYISSENFTNEMISSLKSKKMDEFREKYRKIDVLLFDDVQFLAGKQRSTEEFFYTFNSLYDSQKQIILTSDKTPDEIPEMEERLKSRFAWGLIADIQPPSVEEKTAILMKRAEQMNIPLDEKVALFIAENLKSDNVRELIGALIRLSAYSSFNGEPISIELAKKTLDKFLIKKDKIITFDTILKVVCEYFNVKLSELKSKKRTKSIAYPRQIAMYLMREKLNCSLNEIGEIFGGRDHSTVLHSINSIEKKIKKEKELKEIIKILEKALYE; from the coding sequence ATGGGTAGCGAGAAAATCTGGGAAGAAGTTTTAAAGGAAGCAAAAAATCATCTCTCTGAACAAATTGTTAATACATGGCTTAAACCAATAAAAGTTGGTGAATTGAGGGGTGATTTCATCCAACTCATAGCACCAAATAAATTTTATAAAAACTGGATTGAAACAAAATATCTTCCTTTAATTAAAAAGATTTTCAATGAATCCCTCTCAATTGAAGCACAAACAATTCAAGTAATTACAAAACTATCTGAAAAACAGAAAAAAACAGTCACACATACAGTATCTTCAGCTGTTACGGTAGATGTTTTCACATCCAATTTGAATAAACAATATACTTTTGACAATTTTGTGGTAGGTAATTCCAACAACTTTGCCCATGCAGCATGTCTAGCTGTTTCTGAAGGTTACTTTCATACCTATAATCCACTATTTATTTATGGTGGTGTAGGGCTTGGTAAAACTCACTTAATGCACGCTGTTGGTAATAAACTACTTGAAAAATTTCCAAAATTAAAAGTGCTATATATTTCAAGTGAAAACTTTACAAACGAAATGATTTCATCCTTAAAATCTAAAAAGATGGATGAATTCAGGGAAAAATATCGAAAGATTGATGTACTTTTATTCGATGATGTTCAGTTTTTAGCAGGAAAACAGAGAAGTACAGAAGAGTTTTTCTATACATTCAACTCACTATACGATTCTCAAAAGCAGATAATACTTACATCAGATAAAACCCCAGATGAAATTCCAGAGATGGAAGAAAGGCTAAAGAGTCGTTTTGCCTGGGGCTTAATAGCTGATATTCAACCACCATCTGTAGAAGAGAAAACAGCCATTCTCATGAAGAGGGCAGAGCAAATGAATATCCCTCTTGATGAAAAAGTAGCCCTTTTCATTGCTGAAAATTTGAAAAGTGACAATGTTAGGGAATTGATAGGTGCGTTAATAAGATTATCTGCGTATTCATCATTTAATGGTGAACCAATATCAATTGAACTTGCAAAAAAAACTCTTGATAAGTTCCTGATAAAAAAAGATAAAATAATAACTTTTGATACAATATTGAAAGTCGTTTGTGAATATTTCAATGTAAAATTAAGTGAGTTAAAATCTAAAAAAAGAACTAAAAGCATCGCATATCCAAGGCAGATTGCCATGTATCTTATGAGAGAAAAATTAAACTGTTCACTAAATGAAATCGGTGAGATTTTTGGTGGGAGAGACCATTCCACTGTATTACATTCCATCAATTCTATAGAAAAAAAGATTAAAAAAGAAAAAGAATTAAAAGAAATAATCAAAATCCTTGAAAAAGCGCTTTACGAATAA
- a CDS encoding AAA family ATPase: MILKELYVENVRNHTQKKFYFEKKNYIAGINGAGKTSILEAILASISRKSFRTNKITDIITLNKEYSIISTLFEKHNLDHKFLLKIEKKQKSHLMNGKKIEKLQDIISDFPLIVHSPYYEGLTDKSNRKKLIFIDKILFFINKEYRTLLKNHNRLIEQKRNLLINYSDYKSIKIYNEMLIDLLEKMFNYRQRLLDSINEKIRNYNTLKHISFKIFQEDISKLIQKEKITNKNYLSSNSQTIKIINKDGENVENLLSFGQKKELSIFTVYSSLKVIEENKKDDIIVLLDDFETGLDEGRVKTFYELFSENQLIITGVEKKYIKNINLINL; encoded by the coding sequence ATGATTTTAAAAGAACTTTATGTAGAAAACGTCAGAAACCATACACAAAAAAAATTTTATTTTGAAAAAAAAAACTACATTGCTGGAATTAACGGAGCAGGTAAAACCAGCATATTAGAAGCAATCTTAGCTTCAATAAGCAGAAAAAGTTTCAGAACCAATAAAATAACTGATATCATCACGTTAAATAAAGAATACTCCATTATAAGCACACTATTTGAAAAACATAATTTAGATCACAAATTTCTTCTCAAAATTGAAAAAAAACAAAAATCACACTTAATGAACGGAAAAAAAATTGAAAAACTACAAGATATAATCTCCGATTTCCCACTTATAGTGCATTCACCATATTACGAAGGATTAACAGACAAAAGTAATAGAAAAAAACTCATATTTATTGACAAAATCTTATTTTTTATAAATAAAGAGTATAGGACTTTGTTAAAAAACCATAACAGACTGATTGAACAAAAAAGAAATCTTTTAATCAATTACAGCGATTATAAAAGTATTAAAATATACAACGAAATGCTTATTGATTTACTAGAGAAAATGTTCAATTACAGACAAAGATTGCTTGATTCAATTAACGAAAAGATAAGAAATTACAACACATTGAAGCATATTAGCTTTAAAATTTTTCAGGAAGATATATCAAAACTTATACAAAAAGAAAAAATTACAAATAAAAACTATCTCAGTTCAAATTCACAAACAATCAAAATTATCAACAAAGATGGTGAAAATGTGGAAAACTTGCTCTCTTTTGGACAGAAAAAAGAACTTTCTATATTTACTGTATATTCATCTCTTAAAGTTATTGAAGAAAACAAAAAAGATGATATAATAGTTCTTTTAGATGACTTTGAAACGGGATTGGATGAAGGGCGAGTAAAAACATTTTATGAGCTTTTTTCTGAAAACCAGCTAATCATAACTGGCGTAGAAAAAAAATACATAAAAAACATAAATTTAATTAATTTATGA
- the gyrB gene encoding DNA topoisomerase (ATP-hydrolyzing) subunit B — protein MKEKGYTESSIKVLEGLEAVRQRPGMYIGSVDHRGLHHLIYEVVDNSIDEATAGYCKNISVTIHIDNSVTIEDDGRGIPIGIHPTMRKPTVEVVMTTLHAGGKFEKGAYYASGGLHGVGVSVVNALSEYLEVTVKRDGGVYYQKYEKGKPVAKFEQIGKSDKTGTKIRFKPDPEIFEEIEFSYEILQRRFRELAYLNPGVRITFTDERNDKKQEFYAEGGIVSYVKYLNKNKNTLLKEPVYVSGKFEDVMVEVAFTYNDGYSEHIISFVNNIHTEEGGTHEVGFKNAYTRIFNNFVTKSGILKQKISLTGDDIREGLSAIISVRLHDPIFEGQTKGKLGSTIAKTAVESVMNSFLPDFFEKHLDYAKIILEKAIQAYRAREAARKAKELTRRKNALEISTLPGKLADCQERDPDKAELFIVEGDSAGGSAKQCRDRRFQAILPLKGKILNVEKARFDKILSNDEIKAIITALGTGIGNKSFDINKIRYKKIIIMTDADVDGAHITTLLLTFFYRYMKEIIDRGYLYIARPPLYKIKKGKMEKYIHDEREMEDFVIKNIVDNIEFEGIPKTRYYEILKGLKRYINIRSKYLKKGYTRELVNSLASIEDLVKEKLSDKIFVDTLFNELKEKNLFDGYDKAYVDYNPEYEKYNIILQKGNERLTINSEFVDSPEFKELKRNFLKIKPLGNRPFKVKVGDEIKVFDNYDEMMEYFEMISLKGVYVQRYKGLGEMNPQQLWETTVDPERRVLYRVRVEDAEAADELFSLLMGDVVAPRREFIEQNALNVKNLDI, from the coding sequence ATGAAAGAAAAGGGTTACACTGAAAGCAGTATTAAAGTTTTAGAAGGTCTTGAGGCTGTAAGGCAAAGACCTGGTATGTATATTGGATCTGTGGACCACAGAGGTCTACACCATCTCATTTATGAAGTGGTGGATAATTCCATTGATGAAGCTACAGCAGGCTACTGTAAAAACATTTCTGTAACAATCCATATAGACAACAGTGTAACAATCGAAGACGACGGTAGAGGTATTCCTATTGGTATCCACCCCACAATGAGAAAACCCACTGTGGAAGTGGTTATGACCACTTTGCATGCAGGTGGTAAATTTGAAAAAGGTGCGTATTATGCATCTGGTGGTTTGCATGGTGTAGGGGTATCTGTGGTTAATGCTTTAAGTGAATACTTAGAGGTCACTGTAAAAAGAGATGGTGGAGTCTACTACCAAAAGTATGAAAAAGGAAAACCTGTTGCAAAATTTGAACAGATTGGTAAATCTGATAAAACAGGTACTAAAATAAGGTTTAAACCAGATCCAGAAATCTTCGAAGAAATCGAATTTTCCTATGAAATACTACAAAGGAGATTTAGAGAACTTGCTTATCTCAATCCGGGTGTAAGAATTACGTTTACAGATGAAAGGAACGATAAAAAACAGGAATTTTATGCAGAAGGTGGAATTGTAAGCTATGTAAAATATCTAAACAAAAATAAAAACACCCTTTTAAAAGAACCAGTCTATGTCAGTGGCAAATTCGAAGATGTGATGGTGGAGGTAGCATTTACATATAACGATGGATACAGCGAACATATCATATCCTTTGTAAATAACATTCATACAGAAGAAGGTGGAACCCACGAAGTAGGTTTTAAAAATGCATACACAAGAATTTTTAACAATTTTGTTACAAAAAGTGGTATTTTAAAGCAAAAAATTTCTTTAACAGGTGATGATATAAGAGAAGGTCTTTCGGCTATTATATCTGTCAGATTGCATGATCCGATATTTGAGGGTCAAACAAAGGGTAAACTGGGTTCAACTATTGCAAAAACCGCCGTTGAGTCGGTAATGAACAGCTTTTTGCCTGATTTTTTCGAAAAGCATCTCGATTATGCAAAAATAATTTTGGAAAAAGCTATTCAAGCATATAGAGCTAGGGAAGCTGCAAGAAAGGCAAAAGAGCTTACAAGGAGAAAAAATGCCCTTGAGATATCAACCCTGCCAGGAAAACTTGCGGATTGCCAGGAAAGGGATCCTGACAAGGCAGAGCTTTTTATAGTGGAGGGTGATTCTGCTGGAGGTTCTGCAAAACAGTGTAGGGATAGAAGGTTTCAGGCTATATTGCCATTGAAAGGTAAAATATTGAATGTTGAAAAGGCGAGATTTGACAAAATTCTTTCAAATGATGAAATAAAGGCAATAATTACAGCTCTTGGAACAGGAATTGGAAACAAAAGTTTTGACATAAACAAAATCAGGTACAAAAAAATTATTATAATGACAGACGCCGATGTGGACGGAGCTCACATTACCACACTCCTTTTGACATTCTTTTACAGGTATATGAAAGAAATTATTGATAGAGGGTATCTGTATATTGCAAGACCACCTTTGTATAAGATTAAAAAAGGGAAAATGGAAAAATATATCCATGACGAAAGGGAAATGGAAGATTTTGTAATTAAAAATATTGTGGATAATATTGAATTTGAAGGGATACCAAAAACAAGATATTATGAAATTTTAAAAGGGTTGAAGAGATATATCAATATAAGAAGCAAGTATTTAAAGAAAGGATATACCAGAGAACTTGTAAATTCCCTTGCTAGCATTGAAGATTTAGTTAAAGAAAAATTATCTGATAAAATATTTGTGGATACTCTTTTTAATGAGTTAAAAGAAAAAAATCTGTTTGATGGTTATGATAAGGCTTATGTGGATTACAATCCGGAATATGAAAAGTACAATATAATACTGCAAAAAGGTAATGAAAGACTTACAATAAACAGTGAATTTGTGGATTCTCCAGAGTTTAAAGAGTTAAAGAGAAATTTTCTTAAAATAAAGCCATTGGGTAACAGACCGTTTAAAGTAAAAGTTGGTGATGAAATAAAAGTTTTTGATAACTATGATGAAATGATGGAATATTTTGAAATGATAAGTTTAAAAGGGGTTTATGTGCAGAGGTATAAAGGTCTTGGTGAGATGAACCCTCAACAGTTGTGGGAAACAACTGTGGATCCTGAAAGAAGGGTTCTTTATAGAGTAAGGGTTGAGGACGCAGAGGCTGCAGATGAGCTATTTTCCCTGTTAATGGGGGATGTGGTTGCACCAAGAAGAGAGTTTATTGAACAAAATGCTTTAAATGTGAAAAATCTTGATATTTAG
- the dnaN gene encoding DNA polymerase III subunit beta translates to MKFKCLKNDIVNIVQYANSFTTSKNISTILQNLYIEAEGNEITIKSTNLQTAFTGRFEAEIEQTGTTTIPAKKFAEILKELPDGSIIDAEFTGSKFIIKSGKSKFTLSTLPPEHFPTISDITPEYFIRLKSEELKKMLEKIQFCISNDHSKLEYTGGHFKVFGNKLELSAADFQKIGITESTFEEEFSDEFTINIPKKTITELIKLLDLDEFVSIETDRKQAIFNIGNITIFTKLIEKYISSLNKLFNIEYKVSVRLPKERILDSVKRVSTLTSDITHAAVFSFNHNQLDIYSLETEYGQGYESVDGIEYENEPMDIILNTKHVIDVLNHIDTEYFIIKLVGRKNPVLIFPDEDWYRYLLTPISIERKL, encoded by the coding sequence ATGAAGTTCAAATGTTTGAAAAACGATATTGTAAACATAGTTCAATATGCAAATAGTTTCACAACATCTAAAAATATAAGCACAATTCTACAAAATTTATACATAGAAGCTGAAGGAAACGAAATAACCATAAAATCCACAAACTTACAAACTGCATTTACAGGAAGATTTGAAGCCGAAATTGAACAAACAGGTACAACAACAATTCCAGCAAAAAAATTCGCAGAAATTCTAAAAGAGCTTCCAGACGGTAGCATCATAGATGCAGAATTCACTGGATCCAAATTCATTATCAAAAGTGGCAAATCAAAATTTACCCTCTCAACACTGCCACCTGAACACTTTCCAACAATATCAGATATAACTCCAGAATATTTCATAAGACTTAAATCCGAAGAATTGAAAAAAATGCTTGAAAAAATACAATTTTGCATATCAAATGATCATTCAAAACTTGAATATACAGGCGGCCATTTTAAAGTTTTTGGCAATAAACTTGAATTATCAGCAGCTGATTTCCAAAAAATCGGTATAACAGAATCAACATTCGAAGAAGAGTTCTCAGACGAATTTACCATAAACATTCCAAAGAAAACAATTACAGAATTAATAAAACTCCTTGATTTAGACGAATTCGTTTCTATTGAAACAGACAGAAAGCAGGCAATCTTTAATATCGGCAATATAACAATTTTCACAAAACTGATTGAAAAATATATCTCAAGTTTAAACAAACTTTTCAACATTGAATACAAAGTGAGCGTAAGACTTCCTAAAGAGAGAATACTTGATTCTGTCAAAAGGGTTTCAACACTTACAAGTGATATCACCCATGCCGCTGTTTTTTCATTCAACCATAATCAGCTCGATATCTACAGTCTTGAAACAGAATACGGACAAGGTTATGAATCCGTTGATGGTATAGAATACGAAAATGAACCAATGGATATTATCCTTAACACAAAACATGTAATAGACGTACTAAACCATATAGACACAGAATACTTTATAATCAAGCTTGTAGGAAGAAAAAATCCAGTTCTCATTTTTCCAGATGAAGACTGGTATAGATACCTCCTTACGCCAATATCGATAGAACGCAAGCTTTAA
- the gyrA gene encoding DNA gyrase subunit A codes for MKEKGIIDINIEDSLKDSYLDYAMSVIVGRALPDVRDGLKPVHRRVLYAMHEMGVLHNKPYKKSARIVGDVIGKYHPHGDAAVYDTLVRMAQDFSLRYPLVDGQGNFGSVDGDAAAAMRYTEVRMTKIAEEMLADIDKDTVDFAPNYDGSLNEPVVLPTRIPNLLINGTSGIAVGMATNIPPHNLSEVVDALVYMIDEPNYTDDDLLGFIKGPDFPTYGIIYGKDEIIKAYKTGRGVIKVRARVKKEITTTGKEYLVITEIPYQVNKANLIEKIATLVRDKKISGITDLRDESDRDGIRVVIELRKGENPDILINHLYKYTQMEIAFGINLVAIVDKRPKTLTLREMLEQFLNHRKIVVIRRTKYLLKKAEDRLHILEGLIIAVQNIDEVVALIKSSKDTATAKEKLIHRFNLSEKQAQAILDMKLQRLTGLEIEKLNNEYKETLKNIEFYKSILESNKVLMGIIKEELLEIKKNYGDKRRTEIVSSTEEINIEDLIPDDEVVVTLSYQGFIKRTPLTNFRSQKRGGKGKTGAGKVKEDFIKDIIVTTNHSTLMFFTNKGRIHYLKVYDLPELARDAKGKYIANIINLENDEKVAAIISTKNFDKENYIFMCTKKGVVKKTSLDAFSSGRSGIIALKLRENDEIVAAALTSKDDFIFISTRKGKCIQFSSNEVRNMGRVATGVKGVELVRDDEVVSMEVIKGDPLILTVTSKGYGKCSLVTDYRVQSRGGKGIKLSKVTEKTGLIVGAKQVKMEDDVMLISKSSKIIRLSVSDIPILGRDTQGVKLMGLDDEIISFDVIKEG; via the coding sequence ATGAAGGAAAAAGGTATAATTGATATCAACATAGAAGATTCATTAAAAGATAGTTACCTTGATTATGCAATGAGTGTAATTGTGGGAAGGGCTTTACCTGATGTTAGGGATGGATTAAAGCCTGTCCACAGAAGAGTCCTCTATGCTATGCATGAAATGGGGGTTTTACATAACAAACCGTATAAAAAATCCGCAAGAATCGTAGGGGATGTGATCGGTAAATATCACCCTCATGGTGATGCTGCAGTTTATGATACTCTTGTAAGAATGGCTCAGGATTTTTCTCTCAGGTATCCTTTGGTGGACGGTCAAGGTAACTTTGGTTCAGTGGATGGTGATGCTGCAGCTGCAATGAGATATACTGAAGTGCGGATGACAAAAATTGCCGAGGAGATGCTTGCTGACATCGATAAGGATACAGTTGATTTTGCTCCAAACTATGACGGTTCTTTAAATGAACCTGTGGTTTTGCCTACAAGAATACCTAATTTGCTTATAAACGGCACAAGTGGTATTGCTGTGGGTATGGCCACAAATATACCGCCTCATAACTTGTCAGAAGTAGTTGATGCTCTTGTTTATATGATAGACGAACCTAATTATACCGATGATGATTTGTTAGGTTTTATTAAAGGACCTGATTTTCCAACTTATGGTATTATTTACGGAAAAGATGAGATTATAAAAGCTTATAAAACCGGTAGAGGGGTAATCAAAGTAAGAGCGAGGGTAAAAAAGGAAATAACCACAACAGGTAAGGAATATCTAGTAATCACCGAAATCCCTTATCAAGTAAATAAGGCAAACTTGATTGAAAAGATTGCCACACTGGTTAGGGATAAAAAGATAAGCGGAATTACCGATTTGAGGGATGAATCGGATAGAGATGGTATAAGGGTGGTAATCGAACTGAGAAAAGGAGAAAATCCAGATATTTTAATAAATCATCTTTATAAATACACTCAGATGGAAATTGCCTTTGGAATTAATTTAGTGGCGATTGTGGACAAAAGGCCTAAAACTCTCACCTTAAGAGAGATGCTAGAGCAGTTTTTAAATCACAGAAAGATTGTTGTTATTAGAAGAACTAAGTATCTTCTAAAGAAGGCAGAGGATAGATTACATATCCTTGAAGGGTTGATTATTGCCGTTCAAAACATAGATGAAGTAGTGGCTTTAATAAAATCTTCAAAAGATACTGCTACGGCAAAAGAAAAGCTTATACATAGATTTAATCTTTCAGAAAAGCAGGCTCAAGCGATTCTTGATATGAAACTGCAAAGACTAACAGGACTTGAGATAGAAAAGCTGAACAATGAATATAAAGAGACTTTAAAAAATATTGAGTTTTATAAATCAATTTTGGAAAGCAATAAGGTTTTAATGGGGATAATAAAGGAAGAACTTTTAGAAATTAAGAAAAATTACGGTGATAAAAGAAGGACAGAAATTGTAAGTAGTACCGAAGAGATAAACATAGAGGATCTCATTCCTGATGATGAAGTGGTGGTAACACTTTCTTATCAAGGGTTTATAAAAAGGACACCTTTGACTAATTTCAGGTCTCAAAAAAGAGGTGGCAAAGGTAAAACAGGTGCCGGTAAAGTGAAAGAGGATTTTATTAAAGATATTATTGTAACTACAAATCATTCTACTTTAATGTTTTTTACAAACAAAGGAAGAATTCACTATCTGAAAGTTTACGATTTACCAGAATTAGCAAGAGATGCTAAAGGTAAGTATATTGCAAATATAATAAATCTTGAAAACGATGAAAAAGTAGCTGCAATAATTTCTACAAAGAATTTTGATAAAGAAAACTATATATTTATGTGTACAAAGAAAGGGGTTGTGAAGAAGACTTCATTGGATGCATTCAGTAGTGGAAGAAGTGGTATCATTGCATTGAAGCTGAGGGAAAATGATGAGATTGTGGCAGCGGCTTTGACTTCTAAAGATGATTTTATATTTATTTCCACTAGAAAAGGTAAATGTATTCAATTTAGCAGTAATGAAGTACGTAATATGGGTAGAGTTGCCACAGGTGTGAAAGGTGTAGAGCTTGTGAGAGACGATGAAGTGGTATCTATGGAAGTTATTAAAGGAGATCCCCTTATACTTACCGTTACTTCAAAAGGGTACGGAAAATGCTCCCTTGTTACTGATTATAGAGTTCAATCAAGGGGTGGTAAAGGGATAAAACTTTCTAAAGTAACTGAAAAGACAGGATTGATAGTGGGTGCAAAACAGGTGAAAATGGAAGATGATGTAATGCTTATTTCAAAATCATCCAAAATTATTAGGCTATCTGTATCCGATATTCCTATATTAGGTCGTGATACTCAGGGCGTAAAACTTATGGGATTAGACGATGAAATAATTTCTTTTGATGTTATAAAAGAGGGGTAA